Part of the Ignavibacterium album JCM 16511 genome, AATGGATGACGCACCATAAACGGCGCTCCAAAGCAAGCACTAAAAGTTATTTGTGGCTCTATTCCTAATCCGATTTCTGTTCCTGCAATTTTTGAAGTATAACCACTGATAAAATGATATTGTGCCTGTGCAGGATTTAATCTTGCAATCGGTGGAAGTACACCGGAAGCATCACATGTAAGGAAAATAATATTTTTTGGATGAGAACGAACATAACCATCAGGAACAATGTTTGGAATAAATTCGAGTGGATATGAAGCTCTTGTGTTTTCAGTGATATGGTCATCATCCAAATCAATATAGCGACTTGTTAAATCGAAGACGACATTTTCCAGAATTGTACCGAATCGTCTTGTCGTTGCATAAATTTCAGGTTCATGTTCTGCTGAGAGGCGAATTACTTTCGCATAACATCCACCTTCAAAATTAAATACTCCCTGTGAACTCCAGCCGTGTTCATCATCTCCAATCAGTCTTCTTTTCGGATCTGCTGATAATGTTGTTTTACCAGTTCCGCTTAAACCAAAGAACAAAGCAACATCTCCATCTTTACCAACATTTGCGGAGCAATGCATAGGCAATACATCTTCAAATGTCAGGAGAAAATTAAGAAGAGTGAATACTGATTTTTTAATTTCTCCGCCATAAAGTGTATTTGCAATTACTGCCATTCTTTGCTCAAAGTTCAGAATGATAGCAGTTTCAGTTCTTGTTCCATCAACTGCAGGATCAACTTTGAAACCTGGCAAACAAATAACAGTAAACTCGGGCACAAACTTTTTCAATTCATCTCTGTTTTCTGTGGTGATGAACATATTTCTTGCAAATAAGCTATGCCATGCTTTTTCAGTGATGATTCTGATTGGCATTTTGTAATCAGGATCGGCACCAACATAACAATCCTGCACAAATAGTTCTTCACCCTGACAATATGCCTGAACTCTACCCATCAATTGATTGAACTTTTCAGAACTGAACGGACGATTATAGATTCCCCACCAAATTTTATCGTTGGTTGATTGTTCCTGAACAATAAATTTATCTGCGGCGGCGCGTGCTGTGTGTTTTCCGGTATGAACAACAATAGGTCCTTGCTTGGTTAGTCTTCCTTCATTTCGAAAGATAATTTCTTCATACAGAGCTTCATCGGGTAAATTCCAGTAAACTCTGTCAAGATCAGTGAACCCCTGATTCTTTAATCTGTAATCAGAAGCAAGCTCCATTGCCTGCTTCGTAGCCGGTGTATTGAATTCTAAATATTTACTCATGCCCAATCCCTCACTAATTTTCTGTCGCCAATGTATAATTCATTCGGAGAATTTGGATCTAATGCCCATTTCATTCTTTCAATTCCTTCCTGAATATCTTTTATTGAACCGCAATAACTTAAACGCAAATAACCATCAAGTCCGAATTCTTTTCCGGGAACAGTGAGAACCTGAACTTTATCAATAAGAAACTCCGATAGTTTATTTGAATCTTTTTCGTATGCAGAAAAATCTGCAAAGCAATAAAATGTCCCATCAGGTTTAGTTACTCTAACACCTTCAAAAGAATTCAAAAGAGAAATCATTACATTGCGGTTGTTTTCAAGTGTTGCGCGCAAACTTTCAACTCCGGATTGAATTCCATTCAGTGCACCAACAGCAGCTTTCTGCAGAATAACGGAAGGACCTGAAGTCTGATGTCCCTGAATATTTGCCATTGCTTCAATCACTTTTTTATTTCCGACTGCCCAACCAATTCTGTAACCTGTCATTGCATATTGTTTAGATACACCGTTTATTAAAATTATCTTGGAATTTTCATCCAGCTTCTTAGCATATTTGTAACAGTTGATTGGTTTTCTTCCATCGAAAATCAAACGATGATAAATATCATCCATAATCAGCCAGAGATCTTTCTTTTCACAAAACTCAACAACCTCAGCAATGAAGTCTTCAGAATACATTGCACCGGTTGGATTATTTGGACTGTTTATGATTACAACTTTTGTATAAGAGCCAACTCTATCAGTTATATCTTTGATTGAAGGATAGAATGTTCCGTCCTCGGGCAGAGCAGGAACTGGAATCGCACCAATTAATCTTGCCATATCAGGATAACTTACCCAATAAGGTGCAGGGAATATAACTTCTTCCTGAGGATTTAGAATTGCTTGCAGAGCTACCATAATTGCTTGCTTGGCTCCGCTCGAAGCAATCACATTCTCCGGCCTTACTTTTCTTTCATAGAATTCTTCGGTGTAACGGATGATTGCTTGTTTCAGTGCAGGAATTCCGTCTGCCGGAGCGTATCGAACTTCACCTGTATTGATATGTGCAATAGCTGCAAGCATTGCATCCATTGGAGCTTTACTTTTAGGTTCTCCACCACCAAGGTGAATTACAGGATCACCTTTTTCTTTTAGTATTGCGAACTTTTCATTTAACTTTAGAGTGGGGGAGGGTTTGATGGATTTTGCAATTAAACTTAGACTCATAGAAACCCCTGAAAATGTAAATAAATTTATAAATTGCTACTGAAACTTATTTTCGTTTGTTCAGAGAAACAAGAGAAAAGTGAACTAAAAAACCTCAGGGAAATTTCTTTTTTAAAGCTTCGTGAACATTTGGCGGGACAAAATTACTGACATCGGCGTGAAGCGATGCTAAATTTCTTATAACTGTAGAGTTGAGATAAGTATATCTTTCGTGCGGCATCAGAAAAATAGTTGTTATATCACCAGCAAGTTTTCTGTTCATTAGCGCCATTTGAAACTCGAATTCAAAGTCGCTTATTTGTCTTAATCCTCTTATTATTCCGATTGCACCGACTTGTTTTGCATGTTCAACTGTTAATCCATTGAATGAGTCTATAACAACACGATCAAATTCTTTAAGACTTTCGCGAAGCATCTCAACTCTTTCTTCAGTGGTGAACAGAGGTTGTTTGGTAGGGTTTATTGCAACTGTTACGATCACCTGATCAAATAACTCAACAGCTCTTCTTACTATATCAATGTGCCCGTATGTAACAGGGTCGAATGTTCCGGGATAAATAACTTTTTTCATAAAAAAACTTTTTTATTCTCAACAAAAATTACGATTTGGATTGTCATAAAAAAATCTTCTATTTCTCAACAACCAAACCGGACGGATATTCTTCAAGCTCCAATACTTTAATTACAGCTATAGTTCGTGTGTCTATTATTGCAAGGTTTCCATTTTTCCCTTCGCCAACTACCTTGAATTTTGGAGTGAACATACCAGAGGTGTTCCTGCTTGAAACAAATAAATAATTATTGTCTGCTGAAATATCACAACCGTGTGGCATACTGAAACGATGATCAGTTATTGTTGTAAGCTTACTCCACGATTCTCCGGATTTTTCAATTACCTCTACATTTCCGTGATCACCAGCTATATGATTGCCCATAGTAGCAACAAAAATTTTATTCCCATCAGAAGAAACAGCAATATGCATTGGTGCAGTATTAACATCAATTTCAGAGATTACAGAATCTGTTTGAACGCTAAGAACAAGCAACTTGTTTGTTCCTCTTGCAGAGATATACAAATAATCTCCGTCAGGCGAACAGCTTGTTTGCATCGGTTCTGTACCTGAAGGAAGAATTATGTCATCAATAAATTCAAATGACTTTGCATTTACCTTACTTATTCTGTCCTTGGTCAAATTTGCTACATAAAGAATTGAATCATTAGGTGTAAGAGCTATTGCATGAGGCACACCTGTAACAGGTAATGTAATTTCCTGCAACAATGACATATCAGATAATCTAATAGCATATACCGAATTGAAAATACTTGGTGAAGTTGAGGAACGCGAAACAAATGCTATTGAACCATCGCTGGTTATTTGAATCATTCCTGCCTTTTCAATTCCGCTTAATTCGCTGACAATCTGATTGTCTGATTTTCTTATTTTAAGAAATTTTCCTGCTGAGATAAGAGTTACATAATAATATTCGCCAAATTCTTTTACCATATGAGGCGAGTCAGTGGTTGGGGTTACAGATACATCAACTATTCTTGATACAACATTAAAATCTCCGTCAATTACAGAAATCTTATCACTCGATTGGTTACATACAAAAACTCTGAAAGTTGGATTTGAAAACGGGACCTTCCCCTGAAAATTTTTTGCTCCGTTATCAATCCAGTTCTTAATTCTTGATTTTTGTTCAGCTGTTAAATTTAAATTTTCGTGTGGACTTATTGGAGATACATTTCCTTCTATCATTTGATAAAGTAAACTCTTGGACGAATTAAATGGGATCAAAACTTCACCTTCAAATTCTGCACTATGACCCTGATGCGGATGAACGGCTCCTTTAATTAGCGATGAATAATTTTCCATTGAAATATCACCCGCAGGATTATTTCCGGAATGACAACCTGATGATGCACAACTGTTTACAAAAACATCTGCTAGTCCGAGACTTTCAAAGCCGTTATTATTCTCATCAATACCTGTTGGAGGATCAGTTGTTCCTTCACCACACGATAGAATTATTATTGAAATAAAACTAACCGACAGAATTAAAAATAAAATTTTTTTCATTTCATCAAACTCATTTTAATTGTTTTTGAAAAATTTCCAGATGTCATTTTTGCTAAATAAACTCCAGACGGTAATGCTGAAGCATCAAATTTTAAAATATATGCACCGGCATTTCGGAATTCATCTAATATTACATCAACAACCTGTCCCAAAGAATTAATGATTTCTATTCTCACATTTCCAGATTCTTTTAACGAAAAAGAAATATTCGTTGATGGATTGAAGGGATTGGGAAAGTTCTGCGAAAGTAAATAATCAGAAACAATATTATTATCATTATTATCTGCACTGGTAACAGGCTCTACAAATATCTGCCATGAAATTTCACTTGAATAAAATCCGTTGCTGAAAACAACTCGCACTGAATCTGTTCTGGGAGCAGGATAAATTGTTAATGAGCGATACAAATATGAATTCCCATTATTATTAAAAACAACATTGCCATTTCTGAACCATTGATATGTTATATTGAGTAAACTTGTATCATTTACATTTACAGTAAATGGAACCTCTCCATTATTCAAAATAGTAGTATCTGAAGAAGGAGAAAATCCGTTTACTACCAATTGTCCTGGAATTTTTACAAAGTAATTAAAAAAACTTGGAGGTGGAATTTCGCCAGGTGGATTAATTCCTGATCCTCCTTCAGGCAGAGTTGAAACATTATTATCATTATCTACTGCAGCTATGTAATATTGAACCTCAGTTCTGTTAGTTTGACCAGGAATTATAAACTCATACAACGAACCGCTTGGACCATTGTTATCAGTAACAATGAACCAATCAGAAGTAAACTCATCTTTAACAGTTCTGTAATGAAGATTAGCTCCTGTTATTTGCTCATCATCAGAAATATTTGCATTAATAATTACCGAAGAATCAGTATAAACTAAATTTTGATTGAAATGACTTATTTGCGGAGGAATGTTGCTTGGCGGATTAAATTGTAAAACATATAAACCAGTGTTAATATCCGAAATCAAAGTAATACCAGATGGAAGATATGGATAACATCCCCAGGCACCATTATAAGTACCATTGTTCGATGAATAGGTATCATATTCTCCGGCAAGAAAAGGATTAGTTGGGTCTGAAATATTGAGCACAACATAACCGTGTTTATAATAAGATATGTGTGCATAATTCCCTTTAATAAATAGATTATGAACAGGATCTCCGCTTGTTGGTAGTGGATTCATCATTTGCCAGCTTGGAACGATCAAATCCCAACTTGTCCGATCCTGAAGATCCCAAACAGTCACATCTCTTACATCAAACTCCTCAGTTCCCACAAAGTATCTTTTATCTTCTGTCATCCAACCACTGTGAGCATATATACCCGGCAGGGAAGGACTTACTGAAATCAAAACCGGATTGGACTTATTTGAAACATCAATCAGATCATATGAATCCTCTGCTGCTGCAACTACTGTATCATTCCAGACATAAACATCGTGAATGTAATTACTTCCAAGATAATATGCTGTTCTTGTTGGATTAGTCGGATTGGATAAATCAAGAATATGCATACCTCCGCCATTGTTCGTTCCAATCACATAAGCATAACCGTTATCAATGAAAATATTATGAGCTCTTGTAAACCAGGTGTCAATTGTATTAACAAGTGTTGCTGAATTCGGTAAGTTTGATAAATCAACTATCTGTAGACCTCTGCCTGTACCTGTCCCTTCAGTAACTATATAAGCATAATGTGAATGAACTTTAATGTCTCGCCAGATGGAATTAGGACCAGGAATGAATGCAACCTCAACAGGATTCGTGGGTATAGTAACATTTACAATGGAAGTACCGTGTCGAGTGCCGAGTAAAGCGTATTCTCTTCCCTGAGAATCAACATAACCCCAGATATCATTGTAACCAATTGATGGATAAGGATTAAAATTGCTCAGGAGAGTTACATTAGTCTGAGCAAAAGAATTTGTTATCAACAAAATGAAGACCATAAAAAGAATTTTTTTCATAAATCCTCTCTGCGAAAAACTTTAGTGAATAGGTGAAGTTTTGTTCAATATTATTTTAATAAAATAAATTTTTTCGAAACAATTTTTTTGTTGGTTTTGGCAAAGGCAAAAAATACTCCGGATGAATTATTATTATTTAATCTCTCAGCTTCCCAAACAAAAGTATGATTACCGGAGTTTAAAGAGCCAGAATAAATGTTCTCAATCTTTTCTCCCAAAATATTATATATATCAATTGTTACAAAATCTGAAGAGTTTGATTTTAACAATAATTGTACTCTGGAATTTGAAGGATTAGGATAAATTTCCAACTGAAATTCGTCAGGTGAAAAATTATTGATCTCTTTTACAGAATTTATAGTTGTATTTCTGAAAAAATAGATTCCACCTTTTACATTACCAATCCACGCGTCCAAATCTGAGTCGTTATCAATATCTGTGAAAGTTATTTGAGAGAAGCCACCAAAATCAAATTCTTCGAATTCACTTTGCTGATGTTGCCAGGCAGGAAACTCATTTGTCCCAGCATTTTTGAAATAAAAAATTTTTCCTTCTCTGTTTCCGATGAATAAATCATTAGTACCATCATTATCAAAATCTATGATTTCTGGCGTACTGTTATCACCAACATCAATTATCTGAAAAAATGTTGGAACATATTCAAAGGAAAAATTTTCGGATGTGCCGGTATTTTTATAATAGTAAAGCTTTCCATTGAATGCTCCACAAATTAAATCCAGATCATTGTCAGAATCAAAATCAAAAAGAAATGGTGTTGAGCTTGTACCGATATCTATAACCGAGGAAATGTTATCTCTTAAAATTCCCTGCGAAACAAAATTATAATTAAATCTATCACCGGTGTTCAGGTAAAATTCAATGGTTCCATCAAACTTCCCCACAAATAAATCAAAATCTCCATCTCCATCTATATCACCGAATGCAGGAACTACAGACAAATCCTTATTAATTCCGGAGAATTGTTTTGTAACTAATTGAAATTGAGGTTGTGATGAATTGCCGGTATTTTCAAAATACCAGATTGTGCCAAGTGGATTATTCAGACTACCAACAAATAAATCATTGTCTCCGTCGGAATTAATATCTATAAAAACCGAATGTGAATTGTTGCCAACATCAAATGTGTTACAGTAATCTTCTGAAACTTTGAAGTAGTTTGGTGAATTTTGATTCCCGATATTTTCATAAAACATCAGCGATTGTTTAACAGTTGGATCATAAAGAACACTCACGAATAGATCTAAATCAGAATCTCCATCAATATCAACAACACGAGGCATATTAAAACCCTGAGTGTTAACACTATCCTGATTTATCGGGAATACTTTTGAAATGAGTTGCATTTCCGGTGCGAAAGGATTTCCATTATTTTTAAGAAAGTATAAACTGTTGCTGAAAAAATCTCCCCACAATAAATCAAGATCACCATCATTTTCATAATCAAAAAATTCGAGTGAGCTTGCACCATGTTTGTTCTCAGAATTTTTTGCTGTACCAATAATCAGAATATTCTGC contains:
- the pckA gene encoding phosphoenolpyruvate carboxykinase (ATP): MSKYLEFNTPATKQAMELASDYRLKNQGFTDLDRVYWNLPDEALYEEIIFRNEGRLTKQGPIVVHTGKHTARAAADKFIVQEQSTNDKIWWGIYNRPFSSEKFNQLMGRVQAYCQGEELFVQDCYVGADPDYKMPIRIITEKAWHSLFARNMFITTENRDELKKFVPEFTVICLPGFKVDPAVDGTRTETAIILNFEQRMAVIANTLYGGEIKKSVFTLLNFLLTFEDVLPMHCSANVGKDGDVALFFGLSGTGKTTLSADPKRRLIGDDEHGWSSQGVFNFEGGCYAKVIRLSAEHEPEIYATTRRFGTILENVVFDLTSRYIDLDDDHITENTRASYPLEFIPNIVPDGYVRSHPKNIIFLTCDASGVLPPIARLNPAQAQYHFISGYTSKIAGTEIGLGIEPQITFSACFGAPFMVRHPFEYASMLKERMLKHKANVWLVNTGWVGGRFGVGKRISIRHTRNLLNAALDGKLDNVQYRKDKLFGFEVPLTCPDVPEDVLDPSSSWGNKDEYWKKYDALAARFIENFKLFSDGCSEEVKNAGPVRLGK
- a CDS encoding pyridoxal phosphate-dependent aminotransferase, which produces MSLSLIAKSIKPSPTLKLNEKFAILKEKGDPVIHLGGGEPKSKAPMDAMLAAIAHINTGEVRYAPADGIPALKQAIIRYTEEFYERKVRPENVIASSGAKQAIMVALQAILNPQEEVIFPAPYWVSYPDMARLIGAIPVPALPEDGTFYPSIKDITDRVGSYTKVVIINSPNNPTGAMYSEDFIAEVVEFCEKKDLWLIMDDIYHRLIFDGRKPINCYKYAKKLDENSKIILINGVSKQYAMTGYRIGWAVGNKKVIEAMANIQGHQTSGPSVILQKAAVGALNGIQSGVESLRATLENNRNVMISLLNSFEGVRVTKPDGTFYCFADFSAYEKDSNKLSEFLIDKVQVLTVPGKEFGLDGYLRLSYCGSIKDIQEGIERMKWALDPNSPNELYIGDRKLVRDWA
- the coaD gene encoding pantetheine-phosphate adenylyltransferase, whose protein sequence is MKKVIYPGTFDPVTYGHIDIVRRAVELFDQVIVTVAINPTKQPLFTTEERVEMLRESLKEFDRVVIDSFNGLTVEHAKQVGAIGIIRGLRQISDFEFEFQMALMNRKLAGDITTIFLMPHERYTYLNSTVIRNLASLHADVSNFVPPNVHEALKKKFP
- a CDS encoding YncE family protein; this translates as MKKILFLILSVSFISIIILSCGEGTTDPPTGIDENNNGFESLGLADVFVNSCASSGCHSGNNPAGDISMENYSSLIKGAVHPHQGHSAEFEGEVLIPFNSSKSLLYQMIEGNVSPISPHENLNLTAEQKSRIKNWIDNGAKNFQGKVPFSNPTFRVFVCNQSSDKISVIDGDFNVVSRIVDVSVTPTTDSPHMVKEFGEYYYVTLISAGKFLKIRKSDNQIVSELSGIEKAGMIQITSDGSIAFVSRSSTSPSIFNSVYAIRLSDMSLLQEITLPVTGVPHAIALTPNDSILYVANLTKDRISKVNAKSFEFIDDIILPSGTEPMQTSCSPDGDYLYISARGTNKLLVLSVQTDSVISEIDVNTAPMHIAVSSDGNKIFVATMGNHIAGDHGNVEVIEKSGESWSKLTTITDHRFSMPHGCDISADNNYLFVSSRNTSGMFTPKFKVVGEGKNGNLAIIDTRTIAVIKVLELEEYPSGLVVEK
- a CDS encoding choice-of-anchor B family protein codes for the protein MKKILFMVFILLITNSFAQTNVTLLSNFNPYPSIGYNDIWGYVDSQGREYALLGTRHGTSIVNVTIPTNPVEVAFIPGPNSIWRDIKVHSHYAYIVTEGTGTGRGLQIVDLSNLPNSATLVNTIDTWFTRAHNIFIDNGYAYVIGTNNGGGMHILDLSNPTNPTRTAYYLGSNYIHDVYVWNDTVVAAAEDSYDLIDVSNKSNPVLISVSPSLPGIYAHSGWMTEDKRYFVGTEEFDVRDVTVWDLQDRTSWDLIVPSWQMMNPLPTSGDPVHNLFIKGNYAHISYYKHGYVVLNISDPTNPFLAGEYDTYSSNNGTYNGAWGCYPYLPSGITLISDINTGLYVLQFNPPSNIPPQISHFNQNLVYTDSSVIINANISDDEQITGANLHYRTVKDEFTSDWFIVTDNNGPSGSLYEFIIPGQTNRTEVQYYIAAVDNDNNVSTLPEGGSGINPPGEIPPPSFFNYFVKIPGQLVVNGFSPSSDTTILNNGEVPFTVNVNDTSLLNITYQWFRNGNVVFNNNGNSYLYRSLTIYPAPRTDSVRVVFSNGFYSSEISWQIFVEPVTSADNNDNNIVSDYLLSQNFPNPFNPSTNISFSLKESGNVRIEIINSLGQVVDVILDEFRNAGAYILKFDASALPSGVYLAKMTSGNFSKTIKMSLMK
- a CDS encoding FG-GAP-like repeat-containing protein; this translates as MVIGEFGIYNNIFSGGLNNPEIQFVDIDADDDSDLFVLNSDGTFDFYLNKGNRVQPNFELQPSPPTGLILKDWFYFVDIDEDNDFDYFTSNGSVVSFYENIGNELLPNFILNSDTLKDVNGQIIYAEFGSNPLLADIDSDGDYDFFFGNTAGTVTFYENIGTPQQFIFNFVTNFWQNILIIGTAKNSENKHGASSLEFFDYENDGDLDLLWGDFFSNSLYFLKNNGNPFAPEMQLISKVFPINQDSVNTQGFNMPRVVDIDGDSDLDLFVSVLYDPTVKQSLMFYENIGNQNSPNYFKVSEDYCNTFDVGNNSHSVFIDINSDGDNDLFVGSLNNPLGTIWYFENTGNSSQPQFQLVTKQFSGINKDLSVVPAFGDIDGDGDFDLFVGKFDGTIEFYLNTGDRFNYNFVSQGILRDNISSVIDIGTSSTPFLFDFDSDNDLDLICGAFNGKLYYYKNTGTSENFSFEYVPTFFQIIDVGDNSTPEIIDFDNDGTNDLFIGNREGKIFYFKNAGTNEFPAWQHQQSEFEEFDFGGFSQITFTDIDNDSDLDAWIGNVKGGIYFFRNTTINSVKEINNFSPDEFQLEIYPNPSNSRVQLLLKSNSSDFVTIDIYNILGEKIENIYSGSLNSGNHTFVWEAERLNNNNSSGVFFAFAKTNKKIVSKKFILLK